From the Conexivisphaerales archaeon genome, the window CTGGTTGATACAAGAGAATTGTGTATCCCTTCCAGTATCTCCTGTACTTCGTATCCTCTGAGCGGGAAGTTCAGCGAAAGTGATTTTGCTATTCTGCCTAGCACGAGCTGAGGGGTTCTATCAAACCTGCAGTTTATGTAAACATTTTTGAGAGGTATACCGTACATTCTTCCCATATCTTCAAGGTAAGAACCAACCTTCTTCGCCAGCATTGTCTTTCCGCTCCCCACGGGTCCTGAAAGGATGCAGACAGGTGAAAGTGAAACGTTTTGAAGCATCGGAAGATATGCCTTTTGAAGCTGCTCAAGTTCAGCTTCTCTGCAAGGGTTTAGTAGCGGTACATACTCCGGCATAAAGCAAATCTCGCTTTTTATCACCCCTCCTGTCAAGGCATTTTGATTGAATCATTTTTGTTTATAATGATTACCCCTGATGAACCAAAGCGGTCGACAGAGAGTGGTTTGAAACTGTTATTGGTCGGCAAGAAAATGCCATTCGAATTTTGGTTCTTATATAACTTATCAGTGTGTTCAGGATACATTCAGACTTGATCAATCATCGGGCGAGGAAACGTCAGAAGGGTCGTTATCGTGGACAAAAGTCGGCCTGACCACTAATCTGATATACATAATATTAAGAATAGTAAATAGCACACCGAGTATCGACTTGACTATTAGCCTTGCTGTTCCGATCTGTTGGTTCAACATGTTTATAATGGAGATTATATTTGGAAACAAAGGACTGACAAAGTTAAGCATAAAGAAATTGTTAACTATCAGGAATAAGGTTGCTACCCCAACTATAGCATATAACAGCTTGGCTCTGCCCCTGTTCCAGACGGCTATGTCAATGATGGCCAGGAGCAAAAAATAAAGCAGGTATTGTTCGTTTATTTGTGTCTTAAAGATAAAAAACGTCAAGGTGATAAGAAGTAATGATTGCACAAGTCCGTAGTCGCTTTTAAATCCGAATTTCTTCCACGCAAAATAGGTCACAATCAAAATAGCAGGAATCCAAATCAAGCCGATAACATTTGAAATGAATGGAGTTATAAATTTCAGAACTCCAATAGCATTTGCAACGTAATACACTTCCCAGACTGACATCGATTCCCCTTCTTTAATGATTGTGGAACCTAGGGTTCTGCCTATCGTTTCGAACGACCAGCCGGTTAGATAGAATATTAGCAGACTCGGAAATATAGGAATAGCCAAAGAAATGAACAATCTTCTTAACTTCTGCGATGAAATAGGCAGCATATAGATAACCGGTATAGACTTTGCAAAGGTAGCCATACCGTTCCAAAACGCTCGCTTATATGATGTCGAAATCAATGAAAGAATAACAAAGAGAACTGATATCGAGTCAAACATTCCCCAAATGCTTGAGATGATGATTGTGTATGGAAGAAACAACCAGAACAAAAGAGCCCACTCTGAAGCTGCGGGGTTCTTGTCTTTTACGTATCTGTAAATAAAATAAGCAACCAGAATGTCGCATATGATGATTGGTTGCTTTAGTAAAAAATAGTAAAAGAACCTATTGTGAACACCAGATAACAGGTACGAATAATAAACGCCTGCTGTAATCAATGGCCAAAACGGTAGGTAACCTATCGTCGCTCCTGCGGAAGCGGAAAATATGTTCGAGAACGACAAACCCGGCACCTCTGGTAGGAAACCATAGGGGTTTTGAGATTTCAAGGTATAGTAGCCCAGCCTTACCCATAGCTCGAAATCAAAAGGGTGGCCCGTCCAGAATGAAAATATCTCCCTGATGAGAAGACCAGCAAGAATAGCTTTCAAAACCGCAGACAATCTGATCTTTTGATTCACAAACTATCAGAGAGAAGAGTGTCTCTTAACTTATACGTTTACTGTTTTATGTGCTTAATTGTCTGACACATTTAATTCTGTGAATGTAAAAAAATAAAATTTCTCCTTGGCGCATGTTTTTGGTATGTATCGCACCACAATGACATTTCAGTTATGGTCCTGAATAATCTTGCATCAGCCTTGCACAGAATGACCCTAACTGACTACAGGACCATCTGGGCTAGAGAAGGGCGGGAATTTGCATTGCACCAAATCAGATCAGAGAAAGTTAACTTATAGGCCTTAAACACGAAAATCTTAGAGTATTCAGATAGCAAATAATACGCCTTCTCAGCTTAATCGTCTTGTCTTAATCGTTTGGATAGCTGGTCCTCTGAAATATGAAAAACGTTTGATCACCTAGCATATTGATCGGGGTTATTGAGGCAAAGATGTGATCTAGTATCTCCGCAAGTCTTCCAACGGCGCCTAATCTAACAAAATAGTCACTGAGGTAGGCAGGGGGCAAAACAGCTGGTAGAGCGAAAAACTTCTTGACTCTGAACCAAGGCCTGAAAGAACTGGCGAATTCGTTCGGCTTGTAATAGAAGGCTGGGACATCCATTCCTCCCACAGAAACCATCACCGGTTGCTTCTTCCTTGGTGTACACTTCGATATTTGCAAGGTTAAAAGATGACTTAGCATCTCCGAAGCGCATACCGAATTTCTCACAGAACAGACAAAGAAACCATCTGGCTTGATCAGTTTAGCAAGTGATTCAGAAACTACATCTAGACGAGGCTCACAGTTAAGGCAACCATTTAAAGAATAGGCTATATCAAAGCTCTGAGCCCCGTATATTCCCTCGAGCTTACTGATTTCTGAAGCTGGCAAGACGTATGGAGATACTTTATTCTGCAGACCATGGACTCTCACCTTCTTTTCTAGTATCTCTATCATTCGTTTTGAAATATCTATAGCTACCACCTTTCTGCATCTATTGGCTACTTTCAGAGTTTCCTCACCCGTGCCGCAGCCAACGTCTAGAAGCATCGAGGAAGGAGTAATCAGACTAAACAGAAGAGATAGTGACCTCTTTCTTATCCACGTATTGATCCAGTTGTTGCCTATTGTAAAATCGTACTCTTCGCTTGCCGAATCGAAAGCGTCAGAAACACTGTCATAATAGCCGTTTGTATTCTCTGTCCATTTTCGATAGGAAGATATTGTATGAAGCTCACCACCAGAAAACTTCTTTGCACCAGTGAGTTTGAGCTGTATGCAAATTTGGGAGCGCTTATACCAGTTGAGAAAAACCGAATCTCCATATTTCTTCCTGAAAAGTTCGAATGCTACCTCCTTCGGACCTACCTCAACCAAGGCCTCATAGGCCACATCTCCTATCTTTACCTTTACGCTGCGGTTCTGAAGACAATTGAGTACCCAGTCACTGCTCTTGTTACCAGCAAGTAGAAGGATGCAACCATTATGAATTACAAACCTTAGCCTTACTATATGAGGAAGCCCGGACTTTCGTCCGTATGTTATCAACTTTAAGGTGTCCGACGGTCGATATAAGCCTGATTCTTCAGGCCTTATCAATCTCTTCAACACCACCTTTATAGTAGGAATAAAATTTTCCTAAATTGTGATAAAAAGTAGATTCATAAACGAGATGGTCTATACCTAGGTTTAGGTTGAACAAAGCGCTCAACCTGCCATGTTTAGCAAGTTGTCGATTGAGAAGATAAGATTTCAGCCTTATGTAACTCCCGACCATAGTGTACAGTAATGCATTCACAACTCTACTCCCTTTTGCTTTATCGTTGGTTGATTCGTTGACACCTTTGCTTAATTCTTTTATCCTCAAACCCAGCTCGTCTGGAAACATCATGCCAATCCATTGTGAGCTCTTTAGTAGCCTCGAGTAAAAAGACCTGCCAAATATTACCTTGGCAGCGAGGGCATCCTTTGCCAATATCACACCTTTCAATGTTGAAAAGGCCCTAAGCGCAAAGGCTTCATCAGCGACGTAACTTATCGTTATCTTCGCGAAATCCCTCCTAATATACCTCAGGATCCTGCAAAGCAGAAGCGCCTTTGTGACGAAAATCCACATGCCGTCCTTGCCAGTTACGCAGAAGAGGTCTATGTCGTCATCTTCGAAAGCAGACAAATACGATGTTGAGCCACTTACAGCTAGAACTTTAATGTTAAAGCTGGTCAAATAATTCGAGAATGTTTCTGCAATCCTCAGGTTATCGTTTGCCTTCCTCCGCTTTGAGCTTTCGAAAGCTGTTATCTTGGGCGATATAACACCATCAGCAATGAGAAACCTTTCGCCGAATTCGACTGAAGATTCTAGAACTGAAGTGAGCCCTTCTGTATTTATCGCAAAAGGCAAATATCGGGTTAGTTCATCAACGGTAATGTGTGAGCCATCTCTGGTAGCTAGTTCACATAAAAGAATAATTCTTTCAATCTCCCTGCGATCTACTAATTCAGCTTTCATATCTCCTCCACACTGTATGCCTGTCGCTGTATGTTACATGGTCGATCGTTGCTAATAGTACGGAAAACGCTTCTTCGATAATTGCAGGAAAAATTGATATGATGAGCTTGGGTCTCTTTTTGATTATATGAGAGAGAATGGCAAGACCTACAGAAGGGCGGGTCATCAAAACGGATTCTACTGTAGATGGCGGCACTCCCAATCTCTTCCATACTTGGAAATGACCGTAAGATATTCTTCTTCTCTGCTTCATCAAATCTCCTAGTCTTTTAGGAGTGTTGATAAGTACGAAGGAGGTTGGGCTGTAGCTTACATAATATCCGTTTATGCTGGCCCAGCAAGCCATATACGCACCGTCGTTCACAGTACCTTCAGGAAGCCTAGGGACACGGCCCAATCTGACTGCCATGAGCTCGTCGCAGCTGTGTCTGTTCTTCCCTTCGTTGCTTAGAAGTTGCAATGCATAATTATGAGCATACCACATCAAGGCAGAAATACCTGCGGTTATTCCTCCGTCATAATTCACTACTGGAATGCCAGAAACAATTGCAAGTCTCTCATCAGAAACCAACTTGTCCAGAAGACCGAAGATTGAACCTCTCGCAGGTAAGGCATCTCCGTTTATCAGTACTAGGTATTCGGTGGAGCAAGTATGCAGTATTCGGTTTATTGCTTCGTACTTTCCTCTTCTTTTTTCCTCAAAAACAATCTTAAACCGGGTGTCTAGACTCACCTTGGCTAATGCCTTTCTGTTCTCATCTGAAATCTCGCTTGCAACCACTATTATCTCTTTTGCATACCATCTTTCGTTTTGAGAGTCTGATTTGACCAGCTCAATGAGTCTCTGCAGGTAGACATCGTTACCTGAAGTGCAAATACCTATGCTAAATGCCTTCCTTTCCTCTTTATACCAGGTTTGCAGGCTGTGCATCTACCATGCACAAAAATGGTTTCCTTACCTCTAGATATAGTCTTCTCCGGTCTCGAGTAACAATGTTATTAGTATGGTTTGAATCTAACTCAGTAGTCTTTTATAAAGCGAGGCAGTCTGGATTGCTATCCTGTCCCAAGTATATTTTTTCACTTCTTCAGATGCGGCTTTAGAAAATGACTCTGCCTTTTTCGTATTCGCCAAGAGTTCGTCAATACCTTCAGCCAAAGAGGCTGGATCACCAGGCTCGACAAGCATGCCAAATCTGCCATCTCCCAGTATCTCAGGTATCCCACCTACAGAAGAAGCCACCACTGGAGTCCCGAGAACCATCGCCTCCAGTATTACTATCCCGAAAGGCTCGAACCTCGACGGAAGGACAAGAATTTCAGAGTCTGCAATTAATCGGAGGAGAGAAGTACGTTTCAAGACACCCAGTATTCTCACATTCTGATTCAACCCGTATTTTGAGCATAACTTTTGAATAAAAGAATAGGAATGTTTGACCTCAGGACCGGCTAGGTAAAGCGTAATATCGCTATGGCCCTTTCTCACAAGCAAAGAGAGCGCCTCAAGCAATATATCCAAACCCTTTTGCTGAATGTCCAACCTGCCTGCAAATACTATGGTTCGTGGGTGTTTGGTACTCAGAGCTTTAATCGGTTCGAGTTCGTTCAAGTCAACCCCATTCGGTATTACTGTTATCTTTTCCTCCGATATTCCTATGGATATTAGGTACATTCTTTCATGACCAGTCAATGCTATTATACAGTCAGCTTCTTTGATACTCAAGCTTGGAATTATCGCATCGAAAATCTTCTTTGTCAGAATCTGCCTGCCGTAATCAGAGTGGGTTGTTACAACGAAAGGTTTTCTTTTTGAATGAGCAATCCACCAGAGGAATGTAGGAAATCGACCAAGACCGTGTGCATGAAATATATCTCCCTTCATCTCGGTAAGCATTCCAGGGGTCACAAGCCCCAATCCTTCAGGTAATGGCAAGAGCCTTATGCCTCTCCTCAACTTCGCATTGACTTTAGCTTCAGGCTTCAGAAAGATCAAGGGTTCGACAGAATACACGTTAGATGACACAACCTCGGTCTGAATGTTCAGACTGGCAAGCTGCTTGCACAGGTTGTAAATGTGATTCTCGACGCCGCCTACTGCAGGAAAGTATCTGTCAGTAAGATGTGTAACTCTCATCGTTGACCTGTTCATGTTAATGGGTAAATATAAGGCAAGCATACATTTTATGTCTTTGAGAAGGAATTCGGTTTCGATAGTTATACCCACCCATAACAGGTACAAGAAACTCAGGTCGCTTTTGGAGAGCATAAACATTTTTTCTGCCGGTCTTGTAGATGAAGTGATAGTTGTTGATGACTCTCAACCATTATCGGTCCTGCCTGTGTTAGGAGGGGATGTAATATTAAATCATATTCAGCTAAAGGAGAGAGTATACATATCAAGGGCGAAAAACTTGGGATGGAAAAATGCCAGGTCAGAATACGTATACTTTATCGACGATGACAACCTGGTTTGTGAATCAACGATAAAGCCATTGGTGGATATAATGGAAAGCCGAGAAGACATAGGAGCTCTAATGCCTGCTGTGCTTTATAAAAAGAGGCCGGATATTGTATGGGTATATTCCATACCATTTAAGCCAAGTAGATGGGGCTTCTGTCTTATTGGTAGAAATCAACGTAGAGATGCTGCTCTAGAAGGAAGACTGTTGAATACCGATGCACTTCCGAACGCTTGCCTGGTCAGGTCCAAAGTCTTAGAAGAGATAGGTGGGTTTAACGAGAGCCTAGCTGTCAACAGTTCCGCTGAATTCTGTTTACGTATAAAGGAAAAAAGGCTGGAAGGTCTTCTCTTGCACAAATAGTTTTATCTTCCACGACACCGAACCGCCAGGAGCAATAGGATGGTGGGCCGCACACGGTACTGCTGATGCGGAGCGAGTAGCTATAGAAGTTGCCGACTGGTTTAAACTGATGAAGATACTTCACAGTAACATCAATCTCTTTGCAATAGAAGCTTCGATAAGGTCGTTGGGTTTCCTGTTACCCAACTTGCTGGCTTATTTAATTAGAGGAGGTAACTCGAAGTGGCTTTTACTTAAGAAACAGGTCCGCGGATATGTAGATGGAATTATCAGCAGGCCATCCAAATATTGAAGAAAAGTTGAGAAGTTTCTTTACCGACAAAATAGGAACGTAAATATGAGATTTACCTAGCTACTCCCTTACGAAGAGCGAAACGAATGCTCATAAAGACTTCTGTTTGGTTATAGCCTTGGTTTTTCAGCTTTAAACCTTCCTGAGATTTACTGACCGTATAGGTTAGCAATGTCAGACGAATTTATTCCACCCGGAGGATGATGCCTGGACAGTAACTAAAAATAGAGCATCATGACAACTGAACTGAACTGTTCTCACCCTTTAGTCTAAGCAGTGTCATTATGCATCTGCTCTGAAGAGTTGCTTCAGATCAGATAAAGGTACTTGGAACCCTGTATTTTTAGTCAAAGGTAAGCAATCAATACACGTGGTTAAGTTCTTCAGTAAGCATGTTATCCTTTTTTCCTCTGGAATAACTAATCATGTTAGCATGGCAAATTTGTGGTCTGCTCCTATGAATTGTTCACAGGTACACCCGAGTTGAAAGTGAGCTTAAAAAGAGAAATAATCTCCGCTCCATCCTGTATGAAGTATTTAGGTGGTCGACTTAGCAATCACAGAGGACAAGCAGGTAGGATTTTTACCTTTGGACGTAAATCTAACATTTAACACTCTAACCATGGTTTCTGAAAGGCGTACTTTTGTTATACACTCAAATTATCTAAATTTTCCTTTCCCGTCTAGCTTTCCTGATGCTAAGACTAAAGAAAAAGATTGCGGCTGCGGTTACAAGCGCCAAGACTCCTATCTGTAGATCTGGTACAAGATACTGGTCGGGCGAGGTAACAAGGGACCCGGTTCTTTGATATGGTAGTTGGTTAAGGGGAATCTGGAGAGGTATTGGGTATTTGGCATAGGAGAAGTTACCGTTTGAACTGAGAATTAACGGTGCCCTTGGCTCTCCCTCGAAATAAAACATATCTAGAGGAAGATTCGCTTGAGCCACTGCTGAATTAAGAGGTCTGAGCTTCCAGTTATACTCAATGAAATGAGTTATCGAAAGATGAGATAACAGGGTTTCAGATACATAGTTCTCTTTAGCGTAGGGAGAAATCACGATAAACGGAACTCGCTGTCCATAAGATAAAAGCGGATAACTGAAATTTTTGTTCAAACTCATAATCTGTGGAGGGGAGACATGGTCAAAATAACCGCCCCCTTCATCATACGTGAGAAAGATTGCTGAGCTGTTCCAATATTTGCTGTTCATTACTGCATTTATTATTGAGACGGCCCAAACCTCGCCTTCCGTTACGTTATATGGTGGATGCTCATCTAATGCCCTGGTGCCGATTGACGAAACGAAACTTACAGCAGGTAGACCATTTCCAGTAGTCAAATAGTGCATTAAGGAAGATAGGTTCTGTACGTTTTGTTGAGGTAGTCCTGCTATGTATACCAAGGGATATACTTGGGCTGCACCACCAAAACCTGTCAAATCCTCAAAATATGCCCAGCTGATTCCGGCTGTAGTTAGCTGACTGAAAACAGTGTTGTTGAAATTCAGGTAAGGAGGAGGACCATAATTACCAGAGACAACGGATTCGCCAGCAATCACAGACAACCTATTCGGAACTGTAGTAGCTAGATAGGTTGAAAAGTAATTGTCAGCTATGGCGTATTCTTCGGCATAATCCCAATAGGCTGCTAATTGATGATAGTCATAATAGGCCATTGACTGCGGCCCAGAATACATTGCAAATCCATCCATTGCTCCATTGTTAACATCCTCTTCATAGACCAGCTGTCCTTCATAAGGGTCGACTGTGTTCGATGCATCTGCATAATAGGGCTTAATGCAGGATCTTCCATAGGGCAGGCAAGTACCGTTAGGGATTCCGTTCACAGGTTCTAGCTGAGAAGCGATAGGGGCTGATATTGTACCGTTCGCTGTAGGATATGTTCCAAAATAATTGTCAAAGCTGTGATTTTCCTGCATGATTACGATAAGATGACTAATAGGAGTTTGAGTTTCTGCAGCCAAAGTACTTTGTGGAAAGGTCATTGTAATGAGAATGAGAATGATGTATAACTGCTTCAACAGCCAGAGGAGCCGAATTCTCTTATATCACCGTTGCTTCTCCCCCGCAAGTGTCAGATTGCATTCTTATCATGTCTGTTAGCATCATGTTAGTCCTTCTTTGCTTATTGTAAAATGAAAGGAAAAATTTGATACTCAACAATAGCCTAGAAGAGCCCCAGAAGTAATTTCGGTTTCTTGCATATCGTTGTAGCCAGGATATTGAGCGCGAACGCTGGCTTCATAATTGTCATAGATTCCATGGTCCTTGGCGCATTCCCCAGAAGTCGCCAAACTTGTAGGTGACCCAAGATTATTCTTCTCTCTGTTCTAAAACATCTGCTAACCTGGCAGGTAGCTAGATCACAACTTTAGCCCCGGGAGAAGAACTTACCTTGTAACCTCTTGCCGCTGCAAGGCCTGCAAGATATGCACCGTCATTCACAGTTCCAGCAGGAAGGATGGACGGGTACGCTGGTCTCAGTGCCATTATTTCGTCGTTTTCTTGCAGACGAGTAAGGACCTCGTTAATTGCATTACCCTTCCCTCTTCTTTCTTCCTCGATAATCCCAATAAATCTACTATCCTTTGTTGTCATCTTTTCTTTTGCCAATTTTAAGGGCTCAGAGGAGAAGCTAGCAATTATGAAGCAACGACGTAAACGTCTACATGTTGAGTCACAGCTCAGTATCTCGAGTATCTTGCTTACGTATCTAATGTTAGCGAAGGTAATCACACCAGCTGTAACATAAACGCATCCTTATTTTCCTGAGGAACCAAGCAAGCCACCAAGACTTTCTTAAAAGGTAGTAAGAGTGCTTTGTTCCATTTTACGGGCCAGATAAAACGGAACCTCATTAATGGCTTATTTGTGTTTAAAGAGGGCCCAATGAACAAATATGGTGCCTTCGTCTTCAGAAAAGTCTGGCATGCTCCGACTGGAAGACAAGCTAGAACTTTCACCAAAAGGTTATTAGGACTTTTTGATTGCGATATTTCCTAGTTGTATCTGAACCAAGAACCTTCTCTCAGGTAGGCTAGAGATGCCATAAAGCAGTATTTGTTAGTAAGCATCTTCGTCACCATTTTCCTATATTGATGCGCTGCAGCCATGTATGCCATTAAACGTCTGTAAGCTCTCCTTTTTAGCTCCTCGTTTCTAAAGTGACATATTCTGATGTAACTTTCTAGTATCTGAACGTGAGTTCTGTGACTTAGCATGTTGTTTAGGGTGGAAATGCTTTCGATGCCGATTCTGTAACCATAAGTCGCCTTTTTCACAATAGCAAAGGGGAATCGATAGGCTAGTCTGTATAACATCTCTAAATCTTCAGCGACTTTGAGATCTTCTCTGAAATAACCTACCATTTCAAAATCTCTTTTCGGGACCATCAGAGCAGAATTTACGATAGACCTTGAAGCAAGAAGGTAATCTAGTATCTTACCCTCGGCCATCGGCGCTCCTCTAGCAAAATGTGAAAGTGTCTCAACCCTTCCTTTTCTGATGCTGAACCAATCGGAATAGATTACTGCTTGAGGATCGCCATATTCCAAATACCTGCCTAACTGTAGGGAGAGTTTCTCTGTTGCATATACATCATCCGAATCGAGAAATGCTATCAGTTCCCCTCTTGCTTCTCTTAACCCGATGTTCCTTGCTTTGCTTGGACCCGATCTTTCATTAAGATAGATCTTCTTAATTCTAGGATCCTTGAATCTTTCTATTTTACTTCTGGAACTGTCGGTTGAATCATCTACCACTATCAATTCCCAGTCTTCGTAGTTCTGAGAGAGTACGCTCTGTATAGCTTCCTCTATGAATTCTTCTTTGTTATGGTTCGGCATTATTATACTGACTTTGGGCATATTGCTTCTGCACTTACAATAAAGAGGCCAGATAAGCAAGGTCTAATTAAGTTTCTCAAGGCGTGAATCTTCTTTGTTTCTTTCATCAATTTCTGATGATTTTTTCATACCAGAGGTGAATATCGATATCCATGTTGTCTGTCTGTACTTGCCTCTCTTGATCCTGAGGCTGATCAAGAAGATCATCAGAACTATCAAGAATGCTGCAATGCCGGTCTGCAAATTAGAAACAAGGAACTGGTCGGGGATTGTAACGAGTGAACCAGACGTTTAATACGGCAATTCGTTCAAAGGTATCTGAACGGGTATGGAAGGCTTGCATATGATAACGGTCCGCTCGGGGTAAGCAGTAAAGGTAGTCTAGGCTGACCTTCAAGGTAGAACATATAGAGTGGAAGGTTGGCCTAAGCTATGGCAGAGTTCAGCGGTTTAAGTTTCCAGTTGTATTCGATAAAGTGGGTTTATAGAAAGATGTGATAGCAAGGTTTCGGAAACATAGTTCTCCTTTACGAAGCCGTTCATCAGCCCTTCGTTAACATCCTGTTCGTAGATGAGCTGTCCTTCATAATGATCAACTGTATTTGATGAATCTGCGTAGAAGGCCTTGACGCAGGATTGGCCGTGCGGGAGACAAATGCCGTAAGGTATCCCGTTTACCGGTTGAAGTTGCAAGGAGATCGGGTCAGAAATAGTACCGTTTGCTGTCGGATAAATGCCAAAATAATTATCGAAACTATGATTTTCCTGCATGATAATGATTATGTGGGATATAGGTGTCTGTTTCTGCAAACGAAGTATTTTGGGGTAATGTCAGCAGCAGAGGAAGTGATATGATAAGTACTTGTTGCATTACCAGCTGGAGCCGCATCGTTCTATTTCATCGTTTCTTCGCTCGCGCGCTTATAAGATTTGCACTTTACTGGGTCTCGGTAAGCTTGGCGGGTAGAAAAGCAGTGTTATATACAATGAGAACGAGGAAAATAATTCCCGAGGTGTATTCTTTGACATAGTTGAGAATAACTGCAATTCTTCCGTAATTGATATAATAAAAAACCAGTCAGTGCATGGTAATTACTGAAAACGGTAATTGTTATTAAACAAAATTACCAATCGTCTAGAAAAACAAGCGTTAAAAAAATATATATACTTCACCATTTTACAATAAAATTGATCAGATGTATAGGTGTATTTAATGAAAGGGATGAGTTACTGGTCCGGGACAAATAGAAATACCGGAGGTGAAAT encodes:
- a CDS encoding glycosyltransferase family A protein, whose product is MPKVSIIMPNHNKEEFIEEAIQSVLSQNYEDWELIVVDDSTDSSRSKIERFKDPRIKKIYLNERSGPSKARNIGLREARGELIAFLDSDDVYATEKLSLQLGRYLEYGDPQAVIYSDWFSIRKGRVETLSHFARGAPMAEGKILDYLLASRSIVNSALMVPKRDFEMVGYFREDLKVAEDLEMLYRLAYRFPFAIVKKATYGYRIGIESISTLNNMLSHRTHVQILESYIRICHFRNEELKRRAYRRLMAYMAAAHQYRKMVTKMLTNKYCFMASLAYLREGSWFRYN
- a CDS encoding methyltransferase domain-containing protein, whose protein sequence is MKRLIRPEESGLYRPSDTLKLITYGRKSGLPHIVRLRFVIHNGCILLLAGNKSSDWVLNCLQNRSVKVKIGDVAYEALVEVGPKEVAFELFRKKYGDSVFLNWYKRSQICIQLKLTGAKKFSGGELHTISSYRKWTENTNGYYDSVSDAFDSASEEYDFTIGNNWINTWIRKRSLSLLFSLITPSSMLLDVGCGTGEETLKVANRCRKVVAIDISKRMIEILEKKVRVHGLQNKVSPYVLPASEISKLEGIYGAQSFDIAYSLNGCLNCEPRLDVVSESLAKLIKPDGFFVCSVRNSVCASEMLSHLLTLQISKCTPRKKQPVMVSVGGMDVPAFYYKPNEFASSFRPWFRVKKFFALPAVLPPAYLSDYFVRLGAVGRLAEILDHIFASITPINMLGDQTFFIFQRTSYPND
- a CDS encoding glycosyltransferase, producing MSLRRNSVSIVIPTHNRYKKLRSLLESINIFSAGLVDEVIVVDDSQPLSVLPVLGGDVILNHIQLKERVYISRAKNLGWKNARSEYVYFIDDDNLVCESTIKPLVDIMESREDIGALMPAVLYKKRPDIVWVYSIPFKPSRWGFCLIGRNQRRDAALEGRLLNTDALPNACLVRSKVLEEIGGFNESLAVNSSAEFCLRIKEKRLEGLLLHK
- a CDS encoding alkaline phosphatase family protein; translation: MKQLYIILILITMTFPQSTLAAETQTPISHLIVIMQENHSFDNYFGTYPTANGTISAPIASQLEPVNGIPNGTCLPYGRSCIKPYYADASNTVDPYEGQLVYEEDVNNGAMDGFAMYSGPQSMAYYDYHQLAAYWDYAEEYAIADNYFSTYLATTVPNRLSVIAGESVVSGNYGPPPYLNFNNTVFSQLTTAGISWAYFEDLTGFGGAAQVYPLVYIAGLPQQNVQNLSSLMHYLTTGNGLPAVSFVSSIGTRALDEHPPYNVTEGEVWAVSIINAVMNSKYWNSSAIFLTYDEGGGYFDHVSPPQIMSLNKNFSYPLLSYGQRVPFIVISPYAKENYVSETLLSHLSITHFIEYNWKLRPLNSAVAQANLPLDMFYFEGEPRAPLILSSNGNFSYAKYPIPLQIPLNQLPYQRTGSLVTSPDQYLVPDLQIGVLALVTAAAIFFFSLSIRKARRERKI
- a CDS encoding glycosyltransferase, which codes for MHSLQTWYKEERKAFSIGICTSGNDVYLQRLIELVKSDSQNERWYAKEIIVVASEISDENRKALAKVSLDTRFKIVFEEKRRGKYEAINRILHTCSTEYLVLINGDALPARGSIFGLLDKLVSDERLAIVSGIPVVNYDGGITAGISALMWYAHNYALQLLSNEGKNRHSCDELMAVRLGRVPRLPEGTVNDGAYMACWASINGYYVSYSPTSFVLINTPKRLGDLMKQRRRISYGHFQVWKRLGVPPSTVESVLMTRPSVGLAILSHIIKKRPKLIISIFPAIIEEAFSVLLATIDHVTYSDRHTVWRRYES
- a CDS encoding glycosyltransferase family 4 protein; its protein translation is MRVTHLTDRYFPAVGGVENHIYNLCKQLASLNIQTEVVSSNVYSVEPLIFLKPEAKVNAKLRRGIRLLPLPEGLGLVTPGMLTEMKGDIFHAHGLGRFPTFLWWIAHSKRKPFVVTTHSDYGRQILTKKIFDAIIPSLSIKEADCIIALTGHERMYLISIGISEEKITVIPNGVDLNELEPIKALSTKHPRTIVFAGRLDIQQKGLDILLEALSLLVRKGHSDITLYLAGPEVKHSYSFIQKLCSKYGLNQNVRILGVLKRTSLLRLIADSEILVLPSRFEPFGIVILEAMVLGTPVVASSVGGIPEILGDGRFGMLVEPGDPASLAEGIDELLANTKKAESFSKAASEEVKKYTWDRIAIQTASLYKRLLS
- a CDS encoding alkaline phosphatase family protein; the protein is MQKQTPISHIIIIMQENHSFDNYFGIYPTANGTISDPISLQLQPVNGIPYGICLPHGQSCVKAFYADSSNTVDHYEGQLIYEQDVNEGLMNGFVKENYVSETLLSHLSINPLYRIQLET